In Pantoea sp. Aalb, a single genomic region encodes these proteins:
- the hemC gene encoding hydroxymethylbilane synthase: MLDKIFRIATRQSPLALCQAQYVQQHLMAAHPGLRIELIPMITKGDLIFNTPLPRVGGKGLFVKNLELAILKNRADFAVHSMKDVPVELPQNLGLVTICKRENPYDAFVSNHYNSIEKLPQFSIVGTSSLRRQCQISAYRPDLVIRSLRGNIGTRLNKLDSGEYDAIVLAAAGLKRLGLEKRIRQILSAEFLLPAVGQGAIGIECRIHDNELITLLKVLNHNDTAVCVNAERAMNNRLKGGCQLPIGSLAVLENNNLWLRGFIGFSNGNNIVIGERRGTRDEGEQMGISLAEELIKKGSNIF, encoded by the coding sequence ATGCTAGATAAAATTTTTAGAATTGCCACAAGGCAAAGTCCACTTGCCTTATGCCAAGCACAATATGTTCAACAACATTTAATGGCAGCGCATCCTGGATTACGCATTGAGTTAATACCAATGATCACAAAAGGTGATCTTATTTTTAATACGCCCTTACCAAGGGTAGGTGGGAAAGGTTTATTTGTCAAAAATCTTGAATTAGCAATATTAAAAAATAGAGCTGACTTTGCTGTTCATTCTATGAAAGATGTACCAGTTGAACTCCCACAAAACTTAGGTTTAGTAACAATTTGTAAGCGAGAAAATCCATATGATGCTTTTGTTTCTAATCATTATAACTCTATTGAAAAATTACCACAATTCTCTATCGTTGGTACATCTAGTTTGCGTCGACAATGCCAAATAAGTGCATATCGTCCAGATCTAGTGATTCGATCATTACGTGGAAATATTGGAACTCGTTTAAATAAGCTTGATTCTGGTGAATATGATGCAATTGTTTTAGCTGCTGCTGGATTGAAGCGTTTAGGTTTAGAAAAACGCATTAGACAAATATTATCAGCTGAATTTTTATTACCAGCTGTTGGTCAGGGTGCAATCGGTATAGAATGTCGTATTCATGATAATGAATTAATAACATTGTTAAAAGTATTAAACCATAATGATACTGCTGTGTGTGTAAATGCTGAACGTGCTATGAATAATCGTTTAAAAGGGGGCTGTCAACTTCCTATTGGTAGCCTTGCTGTACTTGAAAATAATAATTTATGGCTACGAGGGTTTATTGGATTTTCCAATGGCAATAATATAGTTATTGGTGAAAGACGAGGAACACGCGATGAAGGTGAACAAATGGGTATATCTTTAGCTGAAGAGCTGATAAAGAAAGGATCAAATATTTTTTGA
- a CDS encoding class I adenylate cyclase, translating to MYLYIEILKQRLDAINQLRIDRALSGKGPVFQRFYSLLPTLLHYHHPLIPGYLEGSVPYGVSSFTPNKNQQQQLQDLAGGKPLYLSSIVKGERPVTGIYSMGSSSSVGQNNISDLDIWICHQSWLDNEERFNLKHKCRLLQKWCISMGMAVSFFLIDENRFRNNEIGSLNEEDCGSTQQFLLLDEFYRTAVRIAGKRILWNMVPHEEEYHYDDYVMSLYSQGILIPNEWLDLGSIGKFLAEEYFGASLWQLYKSIDSPYKSVIKTLLLEAYSWEYPNTQSLAMDVKQRLHNGEIVCFGLDSYCMMLERVTKYLISVDDMSRLDLVRRCFYLKVCEKLSNRKKDKKNHFSWRRKILTQLVKEWGWDNNKLAMLDNHAQWKIEQVREVHHELLDTMMQSYHNLTCFSRRNNLTISASSQDINLLTRKLYAEFEKIPGKVTLVNPQISLDISEKKLTFIYISSTTVDHVGWYLYNQSFKNGLIINHQHLEYNSYLNTLVAWAWFNGLLTSKTKLYIKGNNICDLIRLQKLVNDIITNFPLHLPSPKPQDLYSLCEIRHLAIMINLEDDPTFILHNKLIHFNFCNFDVFNFGEKKICLIGSIDLLYRNSWNEVHTLHFSGEQAITEALKTILCKIHQEAAPPNTLDVFCYSKHFGNLIHSRVRHLVLECIELRLLSMHQELCRFKTLQVGGQIWSLFFERINVSIKKISNQNSISLILEDYPKLFKGN from the coding sequence TTGTACCTCTATATTGAGATACTGAAACAAAGACTGGATGCAATAAACCAGTTACGAATTGATCGTGCATTATCTGGGAAAGGACCAGTCTTCCAGCGTTTCTATAGTTTATTACCAACATTATTGCATTATCATCATCCATTAATACCTGGTTATTTAGAAGGTAGTGTTCCTTATGGGGTAAGTTCTTTTACTCCTAATAAAAATCAGCAACAGCAACTTCAGGATTTAGCTGGAGGAAAGCCACTTTATTTGAGTAGTATAGTCAAAGGAGAGAGACCAGTTACCGGTATTTATTCAATGGGTAGTAGTTCATCAGTAGGACAAAATAATATTTCTGACCTAGATATTTGGATATGTCATCAATCATGGCTTGATAATGAAGAACGTTTTAATTTAAAACATAAATGTAGATTATTACAAAAATGGTGTATATCCATGGGCATGGCAGTTAGTTTTTTCTTAATTGATGAAAATCGTTTTCGCAATAATGAGATCGGTAGTCTTAATGAAGAAGATTGTGGCTCAACTCAACAATTTTTATTATTAGACGAATTTTACCGTACTGCTGTACGTATAGCCGGTAAACGTATTCTTTGGAATATGGTACCACATGAAGAAGAATATCATTATGATGATTATGTAATGTCCTTATATTCACAAGGAATTTTAATACCGAATGAATGGCTAGATCTTGGTAGTATTGGTAAATTTTTAGCAGAAGAATATTTCGGTGCTAGTCTTTGGCAATTATATAAAAGTATTGATTCACCATATAAATCAGTCATCAAAACATTATTACTTGAAGCTTATAGCTGGGAATATCCTAATACACAATCATTAGCTATGGATGTTAAACAACGATTACATAATGGAGAAATAGTCTGTTTCGGTCTAGATTCATATTGTATGATGTTAGAACGTGTTACTAAATATCTTATTAGTGTTGATGATATGTCACGTCTTGATTTAGTACGTCGATGCTTCTATTTAAAAGTTTGTGAAAAATTATCTAATAGAAAAAAAGATAAGAAAAATCATTTTAGTTGGCGTCGTAAAATATTAACTCAATTAGTAAAAGAATGGGGTTGGGATAATAATAAGTTAGCAATGTTAGATAATCATGCACAATGGAAAATAGAACAAGTACGTGAAGTACATCATGAATTGCTAGATACGATGATGCAAAGCTATCATAATTTAACTTGTTTTTCACGTCGTAATAATTTAACTATTAGTGCTAGCTCACAAGATATCAATTTATTGACTCGTAAATTATATGCTGAGTTTGAAAAAATACCTGGTAAAGTAACACTAGTAAATCCTCAAATTTCTCTTGATATTTCAGAAAAAAAACTCACTTTTATTTATATTTCAAGTACCACTGTCGATCATGTAGGATGGTATTTATATAATCAATCATTTAAAAATGGACTCATTATAAATCATCAACATTTAGAATATAATAGTTACCTTAATACATTAGTAGCTTGGGCTTGGTTTAATGGTTTACTAACTAGTAAAACTAAATTATATATTAAAGGCAATAATATTTGCGATTTAATACGATTACAGAAATTAGTAAATGATATAATAACTAACTTTCCGCTACACTTGCCTTCTCCTAAACCTCAAGATCTTTATAGTTTATGTGAAATTCGTCATTTAGCTATTATGATTAATCTTGAAGATGATCCGACATTTATTCTTCATAATAAATTGATACATTTTAATTTTTGTAATTTTGATGTATTCAATTTTGGTGAAAAAAAAATATGCTTAATTGGCAGTATTGACTTATTATATCGGAATTCATGGAATGAAGTTCATACGCTTCACTTTAGTGGAGAGCAAGCAATTACAGAAGCGCTAAAAACTATTCTTTGTAAAATACATCAAGAAGCTGCTCCACCTAATACATTAGATGTATTTTGTTATAGTAAACATTTTGGTAATCTCATTCATTCTCGCGTACGACATCTAGTATTAGAATGTATAGAATTACGTTTATTAAGTATGCATCAGGAGCTATGTAGATTTAAAACATTACAGGTAGGTGGACAAATATGGAGTTTATTTTTTGAACGTATTAATGTATCGATAAAAAAAATATCAAACCAAAATTCGATTTCATTGATTCTTGAAGATTATCCGAAACTATTTAAAGGTAATTAA
- a CDS encoding lipoprotein — protein sequence MYILKQFNIIVILMILVGCGLKGPLYF from the coding sequence ATGTATATTTTAAAGCAATTTAATATTATTGTAATACTAATGATTTTAGTAGGTTGTGGTTTAAAAGGACCACTTTATTTCTAG
- the dapF gene encoding diaminopimelate epimerase, whose amino-acid sequence MQFSKMHGLGNDFMVVDTITQKVFFSLELIRYLSNRNLGVGFDQLLLVEPPYDPDVDFHYRIFNANGSEVAQCGNGARCFALFVFLKKLINKNNIIVSTQTSRMVLSIINKELVCVNMGEPNFEPKYIPFYTNKVKDFYLIRVAEKIVKLSVVSLGNPHCVIPVENINKAPVKILGALLEKHELFPEHVNVNFMEIISPEYIKLRVYERGIGETKACGSGACAAVACGINQGMLAKKVRVDLLGGSLSIAWNGKGNHLFMTGPATHVFDGFIYL is encoded by the coding sequence ATGCAATTTTCTAAGATGCATGGTCTTGGTAATGATTTTATGGTTGTAGATACAATAACGCAAAAAGTCTTCTTTTCACTAGAACTTATTCGTTATTTATCAAATAGGAATTTAGGTGTTGGTTTTGATCAATTACTATTAGTTGAACCACCTTATGATCCAGATGTAGATTTTCATTATCGAATATTTAATGCTAATGGAAGTGAAGTAGCACAGTGCGGTAATGGTGCACGTTGTTTTGCTCTCTTTGTTTTCTTAAAAAAATTAATAAATAAAAATAATATTATTGTTAGTACTCAAACTAGTCGTATGGTTCTCAGTATTATTAATAAAGAATTAGTATGCGTAAATATGGGAGAACCTAATTTTGAACCAAAATATATTCCATTTTATACTAATAAAGTAAAAGATTTTTATCTAATACGTGTTGCAGAAAAAATAGTAAAATTAAGTGTAGTATCGCTAGGTAATCCACATTGTGTAATTCCAGTAGAAAACATAAATAAAGCTCCAGTAAAAATTTTAGGAGCTTTATTAGAAAAACATGAGCTTTTTCCAGAACATGTTAATGTTAATTTTATGGAAATAATAAGTCCTGAATATATTAAATTACGTGTATATGAACGTGGTATAGGAGAAACTAAAGCCTGTGGTAGCGGTGCCTGTGCAGCAGTAGCGTGTGGTATTAATCAAGGAATGTTAGCAAAAAAAGTTCGTGTTGATTTACTAGGAGGAAGCTTATCTATCGCTTGGAACGGAAAAGGTAACCATTTATTTATGACAGGGCCAGCTACACATGTATTCGATGGTTTTATTTATTTATAG
- the uvrD gene encoding DNA helicase II: protein MQVNELIKNLNNKQREAVMAPRRNILVLAGAGSGKTRVLAYRIAWLLSVEHCSPYSIMAVTFTNKAAEEMRKRINCLIGNNKIGMWIGNFHGLAHHLLRIHHLDAGLPNDFQILDEEDQLRLLKRLIKDMNLDERKWPAHQLMWYINGKKDKGLRPNHITNYRNLAEKTWVYIYEIYQETCNRAGLVDFSELLLRTHELWLNKPKILNQYRKRFSNILVDEFQDTNNIQYAWIKILAGDTGRVIIVGDDDQSIYGWRGAQVANIQHFLNDFPNTKTIRLEQNYRSTNNILRAANALIENNNDRLGKKLWTDGSDGDLISLYCALNELDEARFVINCIKKWHEHGNILNNCAILYRSNVQSRVLEEALLQLRIPYHIYGGVRFFERQEVKNVLAYLRLIVNRNDDAAFERVINIPARGIGNRTVERIREIAGNHRITLWQATQDLLYSKTLFGRIAYSLKCFCELIDCLEKEIINLPLPVQTERVIHDSKLWCMYEQDKSEKGQIRIKNLEELITATRQFNYYDECNFFMPLKKFLSHVVLESTGEQENKCQDAVQLMTIHAAKGLEFSKVFIVGMEEGIFPSQMSLDKEECLEEERRLAYVGMTRAIKNLTLTYAKTRRLYGKEFSHRPSRFINELPIEYIEEVNLRTKSIYKNQIQSINKDFVLGQRINHVKFGEGIIINFAGSGKHSQIQVAFQNHGIKWLVIAYARLKGL from the coding sequence ATGCAAGTTAATGAATTAATAAAAAACTTAAATAATAAACAGCGTGAAGCAGTAATGGCTCCACGTCGTAATATATTAGTATTAGCTGGAGCAGGTAGTGGTAAAACTCGTGTATTAGCATATCGTATTGCTTGGTTATTATCTGTAGAACATTGTTCACCATATTCTATTATGGCTGTTACTTTTACTAATAAAGCAGCAGAAGAAATGCGTAAACGAATTAATTGCCTGATTGGTAATAATAAGATTGGCATGTGGATCGGGAATTTTCATGGTTTAGCTCATCATTTATTACGTATACACCATCTTGATGCAGGTTTACCTAATGATTTTCAAATTCTTGACGAAGAAGATCAATTACGCTTATTAAAACGTTTAATTAAAGATATGAACTTAGATGAAAGAAAATGGCCAGCTCATCAACTAATGTGGTACATCAATGGTAAAAAAGATAAAGGATTACGTCCTAATCATATTACAAATTATCGTAATTTAGCAGAAAAAACTTGGGTATATATTTATGAAATATATCAAGAGACATGTAATCGTGCTGGATTAGTAGATTTTTCTGAATTACTTCTTCGTACTCATGAATTATGGTTAAATAAACCAAAAATACTGAATCAGTATCGTAAACGTTTTTCTAATATTCTAGTAGATGAATTTCAAGATACTAATAATATTCAGTATGCATGGATTAAAATTTTAGCTGGTGATACAGGCCGAGTAATTATTGTAGGCGATGATGATCAATCTATTTATGGATGGAGAGGAGCACAAGTTGCAAATATTCAACATTTTCTAAATGATTTCCCAAATACAAAAACTATTCGGTTAGAACAGAATTATCGTTCAACTAATAATATTTTAAGAGCAGCTAATGCCCTTATAGAAAATAATAACGATCGTCTTGGTAAAAAATTATGGACTGATGGTAGTGATGGTGATTTAATTTCACTTTACTGTGCTCTTAATGAATTAGATGAAGCACGTTTCGTAATTAATTGTATTAAAAAATGGCATGAACATGGTAATATTTTAAATAATTGTGCTATTTTATATCGTAGTAATGTTCAGTCTCGTGTTCTCGAAGAAGCATTACTTCAATTGAGAATACCATACCATATTTATGGTGGAGTTCGTTTTTTTGAACGTCAAGAAGTAAAGAATGTATTAGCATATTTACGATTAATAGTAAATCGTAATGATGATGCTGCTTTTGAACGTGTAATAAATATACCAGCTCGCGGTATTGGTAATCGTACTGTAGAACGCATAAGAGAAATAGCTGGCAATCATAGAATAACTTTATGGCAGGCAACTCAAGATCTATTATACTCTAAAACTTTATTTGGACGCATAGCATATTCATTAAAGTGTTTTTGTGAGCTAATTGATTGCTTAGAAAAAGAAATTATAAATTTGCCTTTACCAGTTCAAACAGAACGCGTGATTCACGATTCTAAATTATGGTGTATGTATGAACAAGATAAAAGTGAAAAAGGTCAAATTCGTATTAAAAACCTTGAAGAATTAATAACAGCTACACGACAGTTTAATTATTATGATGAATGCAATTTTTTCATGCCACTAAAAAAATTTTTATCACATGTAGTATTAGAATCAACAGGAGAACAGGAAAATAAATGTCAAGATGCAGTACAATTAATGACTATACATGCAGCTAAGGGTTTAGAGTTTAGTAAAGTTTTCATCGTCGGAATGGAAGAAGGTATTTTTCCAAGTCAAATGTCGCTTGATAAAGAAGAGTGTTTAGAAGAAGAACGACGTTTAGCGTATGTAGGGATGACGCGGGCAATAAAAAATTTAACTTTAACTTATGCTAAAACACGTCGTCTTTATGGCAAGGAATTTAGTCATCGTCCATCACGTTTTATAAATGAACTGCCAATAGAATATATAGAAGAAGTGAATTTACGTACTAAATCTATATATAAGAATCAAATACAGTCAATTAATAAGGATTTTGTATTAGGTCAGCGTATAAATCATGTTAAGTTTGGTGAAGGCATTATCATTAACTTTGCAGGTAGTGGTAAACATAGTCAGATCCAAGTTGCGTTTCAAAATCATGGAATAAAATGGTTAGTAATTGCATATGCTCGTCTAAAAGGACTTTAG
- the corA gene encoding magnesium/cobalt transporter CorA, whose amino-acid sequence MLSAFKLDCSLLTRIELEENKEKLNMSIWIDLIEPNDVERELVQSELGQNLVTRPELEDIEASARFFEDEDGLHIHSFFFFEDAEDHAGNSTVAFTIREDRLYTLRERELPAFRLYRMRARNQTMTDGNAYELLLDLFETKIEQLADEIENIYSALEKLSRVIMEGQQGKEYDEALSRLAELEDIGWKVRLCLMDTQRALNFLVRKTRLPSNQLEQAREIIRDIESLLPHNESLFQRVNFLMQAAMGFINIEQNRIIKIFSVMSVVFLPPTLVASSYGMNFKFMPELQWSFGYPSAVVLMFLSGLAPYLYFKRKNWL is encoded by the coding sequence ATGTTGAGCGCATTTAAACTTGATTGCAGTCTCCTGACTCGTATCGAGCTAGAAGAAAATAAAGAAAAACTTAACATGTCTATATGGATCGATTTAATTGAGCCTAATGATGTCGAACGTGAGTTAGTACAGTCTGAACTTGGCCAAAATTTAGTAACTCGTCCTGAACTAGAAGACATTGAAGCTTCAGCACGTTTTTTTGAAGATGAAGATGGATTACATATTCATTCATTTTTCTTCTTTGAAGATGCAGAAGATCATGCTGGTAATTCCACTGTAGCTTTTACTATAAGAGAAGATCGTCTATATACTTTACGTGAGCGCGAACTTCCAGCTTTTCGTCTTTATCGTATGAGAGCACGAAATCAAACTATGACTGACGGAAATGCATATGAATTATTATTAGATCTTTTTGAAACAAAAATTGAACAATTAGCTGATGAAATTGAAAATATTTATAGTGCTTTAGAAAAACTTAGTCGTGTTATTATGGAAGGGCAACAAGGTAAAGAATATGATGAAGCACTATCACGCTTAGCAGAATTAGAAGATATTGGTTGGAAGGTTCGTCTGTGTTTGATGGATACTCAGCGTGCATTAAATTTTTTAGTACGTAAAACACGTTTACCGAGTAATCAACTAGAACAGGCACGTGAAATTATTCGTGATATTGAATCTTTATTGCCTCATAATGAATCTCTATTCCAAAGAGTGAATTTTTTAATGCAAGCAGCTATGGGGTTTATTAATATAGAACAAAATCGTATTATTAAGATTTTTTCAGTAATGTCAGTAGTATTCCTACCTCCAACTTTAGTTGCTTCTAGCTATGGTATGAATTTTAAGTTTATGCCTGAATTGCAGTGGAGCTTTGGTTATCCTAGTGCTGTTGTTTTAATGTTTCTTTCAGGATTAGCACCCTACTTATATTTTAAAAGAAAAAACTGGTTATAA
- the yigL gene encoding sugar/pyridoxal phosphate phosphatase YigL: MYHIVASDLDGTLLSPDHRLTPFTYITLQNLVALDIHFVFATGRHYIDVGQIRDKLGIPAYMITSNGARVHDINGKLIFSHDLNTDIANELYYIKYDDKLILTHVYRNDEWFISRHTPDEQDYFPESVFRYQIYQPSVLPVDGISKVFFTCKNPLLLNSLEESIQTRWGDRVNVSFSLPTCLEVMAGGVSKGHALKSVAKNLGYSLEKCIAFGDGMNDFEMLSMVGKGCIMYNANQRLKDMLPTLEVIGSNADETVPHILHKLFLASQLKSN; encoded by the coding sequence ATGTACCATATTGTTGCATCTGATCTGGATGGTACTCTTCTTTCGCCAGATCATCGATTAACTCCTTTTACTTATATTACTCTTCAAAATCTAGTAGCCCTTGATATACATTTTGTTTTTGCAACTGGCCGTCATTATATTGATGTAGGACAGATACGTGATAAACTTGGAATTCCAGCATATATGATTACTTCTAATGGTGCTCGTGTCCATGATATCAATGGTAAATTAATTTTTAGTCATGATCTTAATACTGATATTGCCAATGAACTTTATTATATAAAGTATGATGATAAATTAATATTAACACATGTTTACAGAAATGATGAATGGTTTATAAGTCGGCATACTCCAGATGAACAAGATTATTTCCCAGAATCAGTGTTTAGATATCAAATATATCAACCTAGTGTTCTACCGGTCGATGGTATAAGTAAAGTGTTTTTTACATGTAAGAATCCATTGCTTTTAAATTCTTTAGAGGAATCAATTCAAACTCGCTGGGGAGACCGTGTTAACGTTAGTTTTTCATTGCCAACTTGTTTAGAAGTAATGGCAGGAGGTGTATCAAAAGGACATGCTCTTAAATCAGTTGCTAAAAATCTTGGATATTCTTTAGAGAAATGTATTGCTTTTGGCGATGGTATGAATGACTTTGAAATGCTTAGTATGGTCGGAAAAGGTTGCATTATGTATAATGCAAATCAACGTTTAAAAGATATGTTACCAACATTAGAAGTTATTGGGAGTAATGCTGATGAAACCGTACCACATATTTTACATAAATTATTTTTAGCTAGCCAACTAAAAAGCAATTGA
- the metE gene encoding 5-methyltetrahydropteroyltriglutamate--homocysteine S-methyltransferase, translating into MTILNHTLGFPRIGLHRELKKAQERYWANKSSQEELLMVGRELRARHWQQQKNAGIDFIPVGDFAWYDHVLTTSLMLGNIPYRYQDNDASINLDTLFRISRGCAPTGKSVAAAEMTKWFNTNYHYIVPEFTKDQDFKLTWTQLLDEVDEALALGYKIKPILLGPVTYLWLGKVKYHQFDRLSLINKILPIYKEVLIELKKRCIEWVQFDEPILALELPQSWRTVFKPTYDILYGHTKLLLTTYFESITQNIDIIQTMKVQGLHVDLVNGKDDIYYLNKQLPPEWLLSTGIINGRNIWRADLSSWFEKLQPLVNQRKNLWIGSSCSLLHTPIDLNVEKHLDNEVKSWFSFAIQKCIELSLLSNALNNNNKKLLIDWNLPLKTRMTSTRVHNIEVTKRLAQIQTKDIKRNSPYIERTKEQHKRFKLPFWPTTTIGSFPQTTEIRQLRLALKKGNINFISYYNNITKHIEQIILEQELLGLDVLVHGEPERNDMVEYFGENLDGFIFTQNGWVQSYGSRCVKPPVIIGDISRPKAITVEWTKYAQSLTNKPVKGMLTGPVTILCWSFPREDIDRKTIANQIALALRDEVKDLEKAGIGIIQIDEPALREGLPLHKSDWKIYLNWAVNAFCLTASVAQNNTQIHTHMCYCEFHDIMNAIASLDADVITIETSRSDMELLNSFKEFAYPNEIGPGVYDIHSPNIPSVDWIINLLKKATQSIPKERLWINPDCGLKTRGWEETRQALANMVKAAKILRNEDEKLILK; encoded by the coding sequence ATGACGATTTTAAACCACACACTAGGATTTCCAAGAATTGGTTTACATCGCGAACTTAAAAAAGCTCAGGAACGATATTGGGCAAATAAAAGCTCACAGGAAGAGCTTTTAATGGTTGGTCGTGAATTACGTGCTCGTCATTGGCAACAACAGAAAAATGCAGGAATAGATTTTATACCCGTTGGTGATTTTGCATGGTATGATCATGTTTTAACTACTAGTTTAATGTTAGGAAATATACCTTATCGTTATCAGGATAATGATGCTTCTATTAATTTAGATACCTTATTTCGAATTAGTCGTGGTTGTGCACCAACTGGAAAATCAGTTGCTGCTGCTGAAATGACTAAATGGTTTAATACTAATTATCATTATATTGTTCCAGAATTTACTAAAGACCAAGATTTTAAATTAACTTGGACACAACTCCTAGATGAAGTAGATGAAGCTTTAGCTTTAGGATATAAAATCAAACCAATACTACTTGGTCCAGTAACATATTTATGGTTAGGTAAAGTAAAATATCATCAGTTTGATCGTCTATCTTTAATAAATAAAATTTTACCAATTTATAAAGAAGTCTTAATTGAACTTAAAAAACGTTGTATTGAATGGGTACAGTTCGATGAACCTATTTTAGCATTAGAATTACCTCAATCTTGGCGTACAGTCTTCAAACCTACTTATGATATTTTATATGGCCATACTAAATTATTGTTAACTACTTATTTTGAAAGCATTACACAAAATATAGATATAATTCAAACAATGAAAGTACAAGGTTTACATGTAGATTTAGTTAATGGTAAAGACGATATATATTATCTTAATAAACAATTACCACCGGAATGGTTACTATCAACAGGTATTATTAATGGTCGTAATATTTGGCGTGCAGATCTAAGCTCTTGGTTTGAAAAGCTACAACCATTAGTTAATCAACGTAAAAACCTATGGATTGGTTCTTCTTGTTCTTTACTACATACTCCAATAGATCTAAACGTAGAAAAACATCTTGATAACGAAGTAAAAAGTTGGTTTTCTTTCGCAATCCAAAAATGTATAGAATTATCATTATTAAGTAATGCATTGAATAATAATAATAAAAAACTTTTAATTGATTGGAATCTACCACTTAAAACACGTATGACTTCAACAAGGGTACATAATATAGAAGTTACAAAACGTCTAGCACAAATTCAAACAAAAGATATAAAACGTAATAGTCCTTATATCGAACGCACAAAAGAACAACATAAGCGTTTTAAACTACCATTTTGGCCAACTACTACTATTGGTTCATTTCCACAGACTACTGAAATTAGACAATTACGGCTTGCTTTAAAGAAAGGAAATATTAATTTCATTAGTTATTACAATAATATAACTAAACATATTGAACAAATTATTCTTGAACAAGAATTATTAGGTTTAGATGTATTAGTACATGGAGAACCTGAACGTAATGATATGGTAGAGTATTTTGGAGAAAATCTTGATGGTTTTATCTTCACTCAGAATGGATGGGTACAAAGCTATGGTTCACGTTGTGTGAAACCACCAGTTATTATTGGTGATATTAGTCGTCCAAAAGCTATAACAGTTGAATGGACTAAATATGCTCAATCATTAACTAATAAACCAGTTAAAGGAATGTTAACAGGTCCTGTTACTATTTTATGTTGGTCATTTCCAAGAGAAGATATAGATCGTAAAACTATAGCTAATCAAATTGCATTAGCATTACGTGATGAGGTAAAAGATTTAGAAAAAGCAGGGATTGGTATTATTCAGATAGATGAACCTGCATTACGCGAAGGATTACCTCTACATAAATCTGATTGGAAGATATATTTAAATTGGGCTGTTAATGCTTTTTGTCTTACTGCATCAGTGGCACAAAATAATACTCAAATTCATACTCATATGTGTTATTGTGAATTTCATGATATTATGAACGCTATTGCCTCTTTAGATGCTGACGTAATTACTATTGAAACATCACGATCTGATATGGAATTACTCAATTCTTTTAAAGAATTTGCATATCCAAACGAAATTGGTCCAGGTGTTTATGATATTCATTCACCAAATATTCCGAGTGTAGATTGGATAATAAATCTTTTAAAAAAAGCAACTCAAAGCATTCCTAAAGAGCGCTTATGGATTAATCCAGATTGTGGTCTCAAAACCCGTGGATGGGAAGAAACTCGTCAAGCATTAGCAAATATGGTTAAAGCTGCAAAAATATTACGTAATGAAGATGAAAAATTAATATTAAAATAA